The genomic stretch CGGTTCGTCGAAGACGGCGAGCCGATCGTCGAAGCCGAGCCCGCACGATAACACGTGCTCCGCGTCTCCTTCGCTGGCTCGTCGTACATCGGTGTCTTCGCGCGTGCGACAGACGACTGTCTGCTCGTGCGGCCCGACGCCGACGCCGACCTCGTCGCCGCCCTCGGCGAGGAACTCGAGGTTCCCACCCTCGAGACGACGGTCGGCGGCTCCGCCACGGTCGGTGCGCTCGCGACCGGCAACGAGAACGGGGTCCTCGTCACGAGTCGGTCGACGGAGCGCGAGCGCGACGCCATCGCCGAGGTCGCCGACCTCCCGGTGTACGAACTGCCCGGCCGCATCAACGCCGCCGGCAACGTCGTGCTCGCCAACGACTACGGCGCGTACGTCCACCCGGACCTCTCCGACGAGGCCACGGCCGTCGTCGAGGAAGCGCTCGAGGTCCCGGTCGAGCGCGGCGACCTCGCGGACGTCCGAACCGTGGGAACGGCGGCCGTCGCGAACAACCGCGGCGTGCTCTGTCACCCCAAATCGAGAGAGCCCGAACTCGAAGCCCTCGAGGAACTGCTGGACGTCCGCGCCGACATCGGCACGGTGAACTACGGCGCGCCGCTGG from Salinigranum halophilum encodes the following:
- a CDS encoding translation initiation factor IF-6 — protein: MLRVSFAGSSYIGVFARATDDCLLVRPDADADLVAALGEELEVPTLETTVGGSATVGALATGNENGVLVTSRSTERERDAIAEVADLPVYELPGRINAAGNVVLANDYGAYVHPDLSDEATAVVEEALEVPVERGDLADVRTVGTAAVANNRGVLCHPKSREPELEALEELLDVRADIGTVNYGAPLVGSGLVANEAGYAVGEDTTGPELGRIEDALGYID